Proteins co-encoded in one Lynx canadensis isolate LIC74 chromosome C1, mLynCan4.pri.v2, whole genome shotgun sequence genomic window:
- the PITHD1 gene encoding PITH domain-containing protein 1 translates to MSHGHSHGGGGCRCAAEREEPPEQRGLAYGLYLRIDLERLQCLNESREGSGRGVFKPWEERTDRSKFVESDADEELLFNIPFTGNVKLKGIIIMGEDDDSHPSEMRLYKNIPQMSFDDTDREPDQTFSLNRDLTGELEYATKISRFSNVYHLSIHISKNFGADTTKVLYIGLRGEWTELRRHEVTICNYEASANPADHRVHQVTPQTHFIS, encoded by the exons ATGTCGCACGGCCACAGCCACGGCGGGGGCGGCTGTCGCTGCGCCGCCGAGCGGGAGGAGCCGCCCGAACAGCGCGGCCTGGCCTACGGCCTGTACCTGCGCATCGACCTGGAGCGGCTGCAGTGCCTCAACGAGAGTCGCGAGGGCAGCGGCCGCGGCGTCTTCAAGCCGTGGGAGGAGCGGACCGACCGCTCCAAG TTTGTTGAAAGTGATGCAGATGAAGAGCTTCTGTTTAATATTCC ATTTACAGGCAATGTCAAGCTCAAAGGCATCATTATAATGGGAGAGGACGATGACTCACACCCCTCTGAGATGAGACT gTACAAAAACATTCCACAGATGTCCTTTGATGATACAGACAGGGAGCCAGATCAGACCTTTAGTCTGAATCGGGATCTTACAGGAGAATTAGAGTATGCTACAAA AATTTCTCGTTTTTCAAATGTCTATCATCTTTCAATTCATATTTCAAAAAACTTTGGAGCTGATACCACAAAGGTCTTGTATATTGGCCTAAGAGGAGAGTGGACTGAG CTTCGACGACACGAGGTGACCATCTGCAATTATGAAGCCTCAGCCAACCCAGCAGACCACAGGGTCCATCAGGTTACCCCACAGACACACTTCATTTCCTAA